The genomic stretch AGGCTGGCTTGAAATTTTGGGCTGCGGCATGGTTCATCCGCGCGTACTTGAAATGGGCGGCTACGATCCTGAAGAGGTTAGCGGCTTTGCATTCGGTATGGGCGTTGAGCGGATCGCATTATTGAAATACGGTATTGACGATATTCGTCATTTCTATACGAACGATCTAAGGTTCTTAAGTCAATTCGCAAGAATGTAGCAATGAGAGAAGGGAAGAAGAGCGATGAGAGTATCCTATAATTGGTTAAATGAATATATCGACCTGTCTGGCTTCACAGGAGAAGAGCTTGCTGAGAAAATGACGCGCGGCGGTATCGAGATTGACGTTGTTGAGTCTCGCAATAAAGGCGTAACCGGTGTTGTTGTCGGTTATGTGAAATCGAAGGAAAAGCATCCGGATGCAGATAAGCTGAACGTTTGTAAGGTAGATGTAGGCACAGGCGAGGAGCTGCAAATCGTCTGCGGAGCCAAAAACGTTGATGCGGGCCAGCTGGTTCCCGTTGCTGTTATCGGTGCGGTGCTGCCTGGTGATTTCAAAATTAAACGCGCAAAGCTGCGCGGCGTGGAATCCCAAGGGATGATTTGCTCGGCGAAGGAGCTTGGCTTGAACGAGAAGCTGCTGCCTAAGGAGCAGCAGGAAGGCATTCTTGTGCTTCCGGCGGAGACGAAGATTGGTTCGCCGATCGGCGAGGTGCTCGGAATTGATGATCAGGTGCTTGAGCTGGATCTTACTCCTAACCGTTCTGATTGCCTGAGCATGCTGGGCGTGGCCTATGAGATTGGAGCATTAACCGGTCGCGAGGTGAAATTGCCAAGCCCATCCGTCCATCGCGCTTCGGTGCGCACGGACAGCCTTGTATCTGTTGAGATCAGCGCTGATGAGCATTGCTCACATTATTCTGCACGTTATATTAAAGACGTGAAAATCGGCGATTCTCCATTGTGGCTGCAAAACCGATTAATAGCTGCCGGTGTTCGTCCTATCAATAACGTAGTTGACGTTACGAACTTCGTTATGCTTGAGTATGGTCAGCCTCTGCATGCGTTTGATGCAGACCTCGTGCCGAGCGGACGCATCGAGGTGCGTCTTGCCAAAGCAGGTGAAACACTTGTTACGCTTGATGACCAGGAACGCAAGCTAGAGCCGCATATGCTCGTCATTACAGATGGTCAGCAGCCGATTGCACTTGCAGGTGTTATGGGCGGAGCGAGCACAGAGGTTACGGGCGCAACGGTTAATATTTTGCTTGAATCGGCTAAATTCGATGGCGGTACGATTAGAAAAACGTCGCGTCAGCTCGGACTTCGCTCAGAGTCAAGCGTTCGCTTTGAGAAAGAGGTTGACGCTGGGCGTGTTATTCCAGCGCTGGATCGCGCAGCAGCCCTCATAGCAGACATTGCTCATGGCCTTGTAACGGAAGGTATCGTTCAGGCAACGTCAGCAGCAGTGAAACCAGCCCAAGTATCGGTTTCGCTCGATAAAATTAATGGCTACCTCGGTACGGAGCTGTCGAGACTTGAGGTTCTAACGATTTTTGGTCGCTTGCACTTTGTCTACGAGCTGTCTGAGGGTGATGTGTTCACCGTAGATGTTCCGACTCGCCGCGGCGACATTACGCGTGCGGTTGATTTGATTGAAGAGGTCGCCCGTCTGCATGGCTATGATGAAATTCCTACGACGCTTATTCATGGCGATGTCGTGCCAGGCTCCTTAACGAAGCCGCAATCGATTCGTCGGGAGCTGCGGAGGCGTCTATCCGATGCAGGGCTTCACGAGGTAGTCAGCTATTCCTTCACAGGACCTGAGCGCACGAAGCTGTTCCCTGCTCTTGCTGAGCATACGAATCCCGTTCGCCTGGCTATGCCAATGAGCGAGGACCGAAGCGTGCTTCGCACGACGCTTATCGCACAGCTGCTCGAAACAGCCGGCTATAACCGCAACCGCAAAAATGAATCCGCAGCGTTGTTTGAAATCGGGAGCGTCTTCCATACGGATGAAGAACAGCTGACTCGCTTGCCGCAAGAGAAGCATCGCCTTGCGGCCCTTCTGACAGGCAATCGTTCAGAGGCACAATGGAATGCGAAAGCTGCACAGGTTGACTTCTATGATGCGAAAGGTGTTTTGGAGACGATATTTGCGGTGCTGGGGCTGACGGCAAGCGTATCGTACGAAGCGGCACAGCCTGAGCATTTCCACCCAGGCAGAACGGCTGCTGTTCTGCTTCACACGCCAAAGGGCAATGAGGTGATTGGTTATGTCGGTCAACTGCATCCAGCGCTTCAGCTTGAGGCAGATCTTGCCGATACCTATGTGCTGGAGATCGGTCTTGATCTGATCTACGAGCTGGCTGATTCGGGAATTGAATACAAGGTGCTTCCGCGTTATCCAGCTATGCAGCGTGATATCGCAGTCGTTGTAGACAATGAGGTGGCGGCTGCCAGCCTAACCGGCGCTGCATGGGAAATTGGCGCTGAATTGCTTGAGTCTGTTCGCATCTTCGACGTGTACAACGGAGAAAAGCTCGGAGCAGGCAAAAAAAGCGTCGCTCTATCGCTTGTTTACCGTCATGGAGAGCGTACATTGACAGATGAGGAAGTAACGGAGCTTCATGGCAAGGTTGTTTTAAAATTAGAACAATCTTTTGCAGCAGAATTACGCAAGTAGGCAGGAAACCTTCAAAGCCGCATCGAAATAGTTCCTAGTGAGCTAACGATGCGGCTTTTTCCTTTTAAATATAAGGCATGATTCTGTTTTTCGTGATTATGATGCCTATATTTCAACGGGAAACGAGAATGGCTTTTTCCACTAAGCCACGACAGCTGTTAACGCTCGCTCTACTTGGATAATAGGGGGATTTGCCTTAATGGATGCTGAACAAACGGTTGTTACGGTTGATATATATGGAGTTCAATATAAACTTAAAGGCCATTCCAATGTGGAATATATGAAAAGGGTTGCTACGGCAATCGACGAAAGCATGAAAAAACTGGCAAAGGGCTATCCGAGACTGGATATGCCGAAGCTGGCAGTGCTCTCGGCAGTACAAATTACAGAGGAAGTTTTCCGCCTGAGACGGGATAATACAAGGCTGCTTGAGGAGGAGGCTAGACTTACTTTATTGCTTACGGAGCTTGAGCAGCTCAGCATGCAAGCTACTTCGCTGCAGGCAGAGCTAGCAGAGACGAAGCGTATGGCAAGTGAGCAGCTTCAAAAAGCGAAGGAGGCCGCGGAAGCAGAGCTAGCTGAAATGCTGGCGCTTGCTGCGGAGCAATCGTCGGCACAGCAGGCTGCGGCGACGGAAGCCATCAAGGTGCAGGAAGAAACCATTCTTCGGTTGACTCAGGAAAATGTTGACCGAATTGCTGCGCTGCGGACAAAGAAGGATGCGCAGCTGGAGCAGCTCCAAGCTGAGAAGGAAGCAGAGCTTGCTGAGCTGAGACGCAGCAAGGAGGAAGAGCTGACTGAGCTGGCGCATGTTAAAGCTGAGGAGCTTTCTGATTTTAGCAGCAGGAAAGCATTGGAGCTGCTTGAGCTTCAAGAACAGAAGGATGCGGAGCTGGCAGAGCTAAAGCATGTGGCTGATGCTGCCATTGATGAGCTGCGAATTGAAAAGGATGCGGAGCTGAATCAGCTCCAGACGAACAAGGAAGCGGAATTAAGCCAGCTGAGAAGTGAAAAGGAAGCAGAGCTTGCTGCGCTGCTGAAGGCTAAAGAAAATCAAGAGGTTGAGCTTGAGCTCGAAAGGGAGATCCAGCTCGCGGAGCTCGAACGCTTGAAGTCAGAGGAGCTGGCTGCATTAAGAAGCGAGAAGGAAGAGCGGCTCGCAGCGTTAATCGCTGAGCATGAGGCTGCGCTCTCCAGCGTGACGTTAGAGAAGGAAGCGCTGCTGAGCGAGCATGAAGCAAGCTGGCAAAGCAAGTGGGATGCACGCGAGCAGAGCTGGCTCTCACATACAGAAGCGTCACAACTAGAGCTCGCTCGCCTTGGCGAGGAACGAGAGCAGTCGTGGAAGGTGCAAGCTGCTCAGGCGGAGCAGGCATTCCGTGCTGATCTTGAGCGCAGACGAAACGGCTGGCTTGAAGAGCGCAGTAAGCTGCAAGCACAGGCTGCTGAGCTTCAGCAGGGCTGGGACGCTGATAAGCAAGCATTTGAGCAGCGCATCGCTCAGGTGGACGAGCAGCTGATGCAGTCACTGGAGCAGGAAGAGGTGTACCGTACCTCTTATGCCCAGCTGGAGCAAGAAGCAAGCGCACGGGAAAGTGAATTGGAGCTTGTGCGAAGCGAGCTGACTGGCACGCGCGATCAGCTTGAAGAGCTGCAAGCGGCTAAAGCTCAAGCAGCAGAGCAGATTCAGGAGCTTGAGCATAAGCTTACTCATGAGCGCAGCCACGTCTCTGCTGCAGATAAGCGAGCATCTGATTTGCAGCAGCGCTTGAAAGAAGCGATAGAGCTTCAGCAGGAGCTTGAGCAAAAGCTTCAGCAGCTCGAAGGCGAACAGAAGGAGCAGGAGCAGCAGGTGCTTCAGCTGCTGCTTAAGCAGGAAGAGCTAGAGCTCATAGCTGAAAATGATAGAGAAGAGCACCGAAATACGCTGCGCATAGAGCTGGAGCAGCAGCGCGATTCCTTGAAGCAGGAGCATGAGCAGCAGCTTCGTTCCCTAGAGGAGGAGCAGAGGCAGCTGATATTAGCATTGCGTCTCGAGCAGGAGGAGCAGCTTAAAGTTGTCGAAGCGGAGAACGATGAGCTGTTCAAGCAGCTGACGGCAGAAAGCAATGAACGTTATGAGCAGCTGGCAGCTGAACGTGATTCACAGTATGAGCAGCTCGCAGCAGCACATAAAGAGCAATTGTTGAAGCTGACTAATCAATATGAAGAGCAGCTGCTGGAGCAGGCTTTGCAGCAGGAAGAGCAATTGAAGCAGCTTGTACGGGAGCATGAAGCACAGGCAGCCGGCCAAGCTGCGGAATACGAAGCACAGGCTGCACGCACCGCAGCTGAATACGAGAGCAAATATAAACAGCAAGCGGATCAATATGAAGAGCAGCTGCTGGAGCAGGCCTTGCAGCAGGAAGAGCAATCGAAGCAGCTTGAGCGTGAGTATGAAGCGCAGGCAGCCAGCAAAGCTGCGGAGTATAAAGCACAGGCTGCACGCAGCGGAGCTGAATACGAGAGCAAATATAAACAGCAAGCGGATCAATATGAAGAGCAGCTGCTGGAGCAGGCCTTGGAGCAGGAAGAGCAGACGAAGCAGCTAGTTCATGAATACGAAGAGAAGTCCAAGGCGTTTGCCGTTCAACAATTAGCTCGCTCCGAGCAGCTGGCTGATGAGTATGAAGAGCGGTATAACAAGCTTGCCGCCGAGCAAGAGGAAGAGCGCAGGCAATTGGCAAATGAACGCGAGGAGCGTTTATTGGAGCTAGCTGTCGAGCATGAAGAACAGCTGCAGCAGCTTATTGTGAATCATGAGGAGCAGCTGCTTCAGCAGAAGCATGATTATGAAACATCGATCCAAAAGCTGCAAGTTCAGCTCGCTAAAATTGAATCGATAGCAGCTTCTGCTGCGGAAGGCGAACAAACGTATAAGACGGAGCTTGCGAAGCTTCAGGAGAAGGAGAAGGAAGTGACGGAGCAGCTTGAATGGACGGCTGCGCGCGAGCGTATTGCTGCGCAGCAGCTGGAAGCAGCTGCCGCGCGCGAAAGTGAGCTTAGTGAGCGTCTGCAAGCTCAGCAGCAATACGCTGAGCGAGTGGCTGCTGAGGCGAAGCAGCTAGAGCTGGAGCGACAAGCGCGCGAAGCGGAAGAAGCGACGCTGCGCGCGCAGCTGGAGAGAGCGATGCAGGAGGCAGCGGCGGCATCTGAGCTGGAGGTGGAGCTTAATGAGCATACATCGAAGCTTGCAGTGGAGCGTGACGAGGCTGCGCGCAGAGCGGAGAGGCTTAGTCTTGAGCGTGATGAGGCAGCAAGCGCATTGGAGTCGCTCTCTTATGAGCGAGATGAAGCGACACGTGCAGCAGAAAAGCTGGCCGAGGATCATTCCGACCTGCTAGAGCAGCATCATAAGCTGAAAAACGAGTATTCAAAGCTGCAAACCGAATATAATGAGTGGATTGAGCTTATCGAGCACAGCTAATCCATAGCGAACAAAAAACAGAAGCAGAGAGCAATGGCATATGCCAACGCTCTCTGCTTCTGTTTTTTTTATTATAGGAAAGTATATCATTTCGCCATACTATCTCTATATTTCTCCGGAATGAAACGCGCCATCGCCATAAGGATGGCGACAGCCGTTTCACCTTGATTGAATTATTGAACGATTGTTTTTGCCATAAGTGCTAAATCAGCAATGTCAATAATGCCGTCATGGTTGACGTCCGATTTACGAATCAAATTCCAATCGGGACTTGTTGAATTTTTACCATAGCTTACAGCTGCAATTGCGAGATCGCCAATGGTCACTTTCCCATCTGCGTTATTATCTCCCGGTACGGAAGCATTGACCGAGCTTTTAAAGGCTTGCCAAGCTTGATTTAGGAGGCTGGCTGCATGATCAATGTCTGCTTGATTTACTGCGCTTTCAGATCGTGCTTTGGCTTCAGTAATTACCGCTAGCAAGGCAGCTTTCGAGCCAACGGGGTATTGCCCAGGCAAACTGCCTTCCACCGCTGCAATCAGAGCAGCCTGCGTCTCCGCAATTAACGTATTTAATGCTTCTTTGTTCAGATTATTTGTGGCTGTGATTTGTACGCTATACTTGATCGGGGCAAGGGTTGTCTCCACACCGGTTGAGCCGGCAATTTGCGCTCGCGAGAGCGTAATACTAGTATTCGCTGCCGCTTTAAGCGTTTTCCAAGTTATTTGAAGCAATTCCCCATCAGCGGTGACGGCATGATCAGCTCCTAGACTTGCAAGAAGAATACGAGCCTCTCCAGGAACATCTGTATTATATTCCATGACGTTTAGACCTTCCTTCAGCGAGGTTGCTGAAACAAGCTCCAGCGTAGCGGGATCATAATGAAATGTAAGGTCATGAGCGTAGATGGCATCCTCCAAGTCAGTTGGTACATGGGTTAATCCATAGCTCACCTCAAGGCTGCTTCCTAACGGAATTTCAGACAAGCCGGTAAGTGTCCCGATGATATCGGTTTCTGTTGGAGCAGTTGGATTCGGTACATCAGCCTTATACATTGCAGCATAGTCCAAATTCACATTGCCAATACTATCCGAATCAATCCGATAGCTGATTACATTTTTACCTGCTTTTAACTCTAAGCGTTCAGAAGCCGTAAACCATTCATCCCAGCTGATTGCTGTTTTATCCGGCGCAATGCTTTTGACTTGTATACCATTTACGTAGACATTGATTTTTGCCCGTGCAGGCAGCTGTGTCGTAGGATTATTTGTAGATTCTCCATCCGCCTGTACACCGTAAGCATATCGGACAGCTACGATATAATCGCCAGCTTCTTCAGCATTTACAACAAAGCTTGCTTCAGCTCCCGATTTTTTCGGCAAGTTAATATAACCCGTTCCTTGATAACCCGCATGGCTGTTGTCCTTGGCAATATCTCCAAAGAGAATAGCATCTTCAGCCTGATACATATCTCCTTGTCCCAAATCACCTGAAGGCAGTGGCAGCCATTCATAGGGAGATACAGGCTCGCCAAAATTAGGCGTTCCATCTTCATTCCAATCGAATTTTTTAATGTTTACTTGCCGCCACCAGTTGCGTCCGGTATCTTGATATACTCTTGAATGATAAATCATCCAGTCTTCCTTGCCATCCGCCGATTTTACAAAACCAGCTCTAGCAGGACCAGATACATCACCAGTAGCGACAAAAACATCATTTGTACGGCTCCAGGAATTCGGATTTAAAACATCGCCATCTACGTGCGTAAAATAAGATAGACGATAACCATTTGATGCATAGTCGCCTTCTGACATGGTAATAAATATTTTCCCATCCCTTTGCAATACACGAGGGCCTTCCCCGCCTCCGCCTGGCAAGAAAGAGCGATCTGCTGTAATCGTATAAGGGTTGTCCATTGGCGCAATTGCCGGACCAATCGGCTCTCCGGAGCCTAAAGTACCCCAAACCGCATATAACTGTCCATTATGCTCAAATACGGTAAAGTCGTTTGCTTGTTTATACGTACCATTTTCACCCGTATATAAAGCTCCTTTATTTACATATTCACCTTGCGGATCAGCAGTAACGGATTCGAGTACGGTCGCCATATGTCTGTAATCAAATTCTCTTAAGTCAGCACAGTAATAAATATACCATTTGCCGTCCAAGAAGAAGATTTCCGGAGCGAAAATACGGGTTTGTGTACCCAGCGAATCGAATACCATGACCTTTTCCCCTTGGTCAGTGAGGGTGCGGGATTTGGATACATAAACTTTATTGTTAGAATCCAAGTTGCTGGAAGATACAAAGTAATAAAAACCGTCTTTATACGTTACAAATGGGTCCTGTCCTTGATATAAGGGGTTGTTGAATTTATCTGACACAGAAGAGCTTGTGACTCCCATTTCCTTCATAAAATCAGAACGAGCAATCGCTGCGGCCTCAATGGCCTCTATTAATAATTCGACCTTGTCTCTATCGCTAATCGCTCTGTCATCAATCGTGTCAAGCAGCTCAGCCGCAGTTATTTTTGCTGCAGTCAGGTTGGTTGATGCGCTCTCTGTTACTTTGTCTGCAAAGTTTTCAGTTAAATAATCTATCTTTTGAATTTCTCCAGTCAAATCATTTTTTTTAGTTGAAATTGTCCGATCTGGGGGCAAATAAAGCGCTGATTCTGGAACAACCTCTTTACTTTGACTCGCACTTTCCCATTCCATACGAAGCCAAGTACCGCCCCAGCCTTGTAAATATTCAACTTTTATATCATAATGTTGTCCTGCTTCCAAAGAAACTGGAATACTAGTTTGCGGAATTTCCCATTTTTGCTGCCAAAAGTCGATGATCAGCTCTCCATTAATCCATAATCTGAAGCCATCATCACCTTCCATATGGAAAGTATACTCTTCTGAATATTTAGGCACGATAGTGCCCGTAAAACGCGCAGTATTAAAGTCGGGTGTTCCTGAAAATTGATTGAATATGCTAGAGAAAGAATCGCCATTTAAATTGCCTACAGCTCTTTCTCCGCGAAAATCATCGAAAGTAAATACGCTAATATCTTCTCGATCATTAGGGTTTCTTTCGCATTTAAAAAACTCACCCAACAATCCGTGACCATTCATAGCTGGATCTGCTGCAAGAGCTTTCATGGGCATGCTAAACATGCCTATGAAGAGGGGAATTGCCAGGAGTACTCCGAATATTCTTTTCATAACTGTTCCTCCTATTTTGTAATATGTTTCTACTCCCCATGCGGGAAAGCTTTGCTATATGTTTTCTATTGCGATAGTGGATGCGAATACTCCCTCCTTTTCCATCGTAATGTGCTTCAAACTTAACATATTTAATAGAATATATATTTGTGATTTCCGGCTTTTTTTTGTAATTTACTACCTTTTTTTGAAATATAGGAAAGCACAAGTTTCACATGTATACTCGCCGGAGAGCGGATAACGAAAGCTAACGGAAATCAGAGACGCTAAAGTTCCATTTTTGGTTAACGTCACATTTTAACGGAACAGGGAGACGCTATTGCGCAGAAATGAAGCGAGATTCAGCATGTAAACTACAAATAGAGGCCCGTGTTTCCGTTAGAATCTTGAAATGAAAAATAAAGGCGATTTAGCGTCTGTGGTTTCCGTTAGAAGTGTGAGCTGATGTTTCTGCGATTACTAATCAACCGTAAGGGGGGATTTTGTTCAAATATAGGAAAGCGCTTAGAGGCTTAAGTAGCGCTTAAAAGGTTGGCGACCGAGTGAGTATAAGTTGGCTACATTATATGAGTCATTGAGAACGTAAGAGGAAGGTTAATGACGCTTGAAGTGGTTAGAGGAAGAAGCGAGAAGGGCGATATTGAAGGAGGCTCGATTAGTCACCCTCAAGAAGCAAAGCCCCGCTTAATGAACGCTTGGATCACCGTTCATTAAGCGGGGGGAAAATACAGCCTGTTGGTGATAATTAGAGAGCAGCGCTTAACCGAAGGAAACGATCGTACCGGTAGGTCCGCTGGCAGACAAGCTTGCAAGTCGAATAAGATCAGGCGTTACGATGGCAGGATCTTTGCCGGTAGCATGCATTTCTGTCCGAAGCGTGCCGGGATTATAAAGATTAGCTAAAATTCCGTGCTCATATTCCTCATCCGCGAGCGTACGCGTCAAAGATTCGAGGCCAGCCTTTGCAGCACTGTAAGCGGCGTAGCCGCCAGCTCCATTCCAAGATAAGCCTGAGGTTATATTAATGATTCTTCCGTATTTTGCTTTGCGCATCGCGGGTAGAACAGCCTTCGTGAGCAGGAATGGGCCCGTTAAGTTCGTTGCGATTTGATTTTGCCATTCATCAGAGGTCAATTCCAGTACACTTCCAGACTCGAACACAGCTGCATTATTCATTATAATATCAATTCGTCCAAAATGGGCGAGGACTGCCGTTATGGCATCTTGCACCTGCTGTTCATTGGTGACGTCTGTTTGCAGGACAAGTGCTGTATTTCCTGTTTTTTGCTCCACGAGCAAAGCAGCCTCTTCAAGCTTCTCGAGCCGTCTGCCCAGCAGCGCGACATTTGCCCCAGCCGCTGCAAAAGCAATAGCCGCTGCGCGGCCGAGCCCTGTGCCAGCTCCGCTAATAATGGCGACTCGTTCATGTAGTGATCCCATTACGATTCCTCCATTCACGATTAGTATGGTGAATATCTTAACAGAGGGAGAGTGGCGGGGGAAGAGGCAAGATATCAATTATTTTTAATTTATATGTAAATAAAGATTATATTTATGCGTCCATTTATAGATAAACTTACTCGTACTCCTACAGAAGTATCCTTCTATGCTGATAAGTTATGGGGACGAAATGGTGGTCTACGACGAGCGGCGAGTAGTGTACTTTCTACAGTAGAATTCATGGAATCACGGGATTCTTGGGTCTACGTTGTACAAAATACAGCAGAATCGCGCCATATACCGCCTAAATGACCTATTTAGTCAATATCGAGTCATTTCTACTGCACTAAGTACACTGTAGGCTCAGTTGAGCCCCTCAGATGTCAGTTTCATTGTAAAAAGTGCAATGTAGGAGCGGCGGGGGGCTGGCACCAACCAATAACTAACTATTTAATTTGCATTTGAGGTATTTATATAAGATGAACTTGAAAAATGGTCTACTCGCGCAGCGCCCAAAACGTAAATGTTTAGTTTAACTTATATATAGCGAAAGGATTTCAAACAATTTCCCCTCCACTAACAGAAAAAAGGCTGCCATAAAGGTATATATTATCCCTTTATGACAGCCTAATGCTGTGCTCTTTAATTATTCAACAACTAAAGTTGTTTTCATTTGCGCGTGGCCAGTCCCACACGGTCTGCTGCAGATCATTTCGTAAGTGCCTGGCTTACTAATGTTCACTGCTACTGTTTTGCCGCCGTCGATAACATAATCTGTTTTCTTAATTTGTACACCGTGCATGCCGTCAACAGAATCGAGCTTGAGATTAACCGTTTCTCCGGCTTTTATTTTGTATTCCTTTTGATCAAACTTCCAGTTGGAGGCTGTAATGACAAGGTCCGCTGCACCGCTGCCTGAAGCAGCTGTGCTTGCTTCTGTATTTTCCTCTTTTGTGCTATTCGTGCCGCATGCAGCAATGATAAACACTAGACACAATACGCTTGCAAATAGTAACCATTTTTTCATTTGATTTCTTTCCCCTTTCATTTTTCCAACGTGCTTTGCCAGTTGGCTTCCCCCTTATTGTACATGAACATGGTTCAAGTATCATGTCTGTGCTATGACAAACTGATGAACGATGCTGTGGAAAAATACAGAAGTGAAGTACTGGCTGCACAAACGCAGCAATGAGCCCTTGATCGCCTCTATCGGGCAACCAAGGGCTCATCAGCTTACACCGTCAAGGGATGCTTAGCAGCTAAGCTTGCTGCATTCGTTAATCGTGATTTCTTCTGCCAGCTTCATAAGGCGTGCTGACCGGAATGAAAAGGTCAATGATCCCGATGACTAAAGCAGCCAAAATGGCACCAAGCAGTGTGACGGTCACGCCGCCAACGATAAACTGAGCAATCCATATGACAACCGCGCTGGCGATAAAGCCGACGATGCCGCGACCGAAGGGAGTAACTCGTTTTCCGAATATACCTTCAATAACCCAACCCAGAGCAGCAATGACCAAGGCAAGGAAAAATGCGCTCCAAAACCCGCCGACACTAAATTGCGGAACAATGAACCCAACAACCATTAATACCAACGCAGCTACAACAAACCGGACAACATGACCTAAAAAAGTCATAATAGTAACCCTCCTTTTCGTTTTACGAACAGAACCTGCATAGGTAAGCAGTTTCTTTCTTTGCTGTGGCTGCACGCCGCAGAAAAGCAATGGTTAAGCACCAGCTTTGGAGAGGAATTGCTTAAGTTACATCGAAAGACGGCTCGTTCGATTATATTGTGACCAACTGTGCATCATTTATGTATGAATGTGTTGTTTACATTCGTGCATCAAAGTCGCGATTCGGCTATAATAAGAAGGCGAGAGGAGTGTTATTTGTTGGACACTAAAATTTTGACGACACTTGAATATCCTAAAATCATACATAGATTGTCGCAGCATGCAGCCACATCGCTCGGCAAAGCGCGGGCTGAATCGCTTCAGCCGGTCACTGACTTGGAAGCGGTTAAGCAAATTTTGCAAGCTACGGATGAAGCTTATACAGCCGACCGGCTTAAGGGGAGCGCGCCATTTGGCGGAATTGTAGATATTACCGCTCCGCTTCATCG from Paenibacillus sp. FSL H8-0548 encodes the following:
- a CDS encoding SDR family oxidoreductase; amino-acid sequence: MGSLHERVAIISGAGTGLGRAAAIAFAAAGANVALLGRRLEKLEEAALLVEQKTGNTALVLQTDVTNEQQVQDAITAVLAHFGRIDIIMNNAAVFESGSVLELTSDEWQNQIATNLTGPFLLTKAVLPAMRKAKYGRIINITSGLSWNGAGGYAAYSAAKAGLESLTRTLADEEYEHGILANLYNPGTLRTEMHATGKDPAIVTPDLIRLASLSASGPTGTIVSFG
- a CDS encoding plastocyanin/azurin family copper-binding protein, whose product is MKKWLLFASVLCLVFIIAACGTNSTKEENTEASTAASGSGAADLVITASNWKFDQKEYKIKAGETVNLKLDSVDGMHGVQIKKTDYVIDGGKTVAVNISKPGTYEMICSRPCGTGHAQMKTTLVVE
- the pheT gene encoding phenylalanine--tRNA ligase subunit beta, with product MRVSYNWLNEYIDLSGFTGEELAEKMTRGGIEIDVVESRNKGVTGVVVGYVKSKEKHPDADKLNVCKVDVGTGEELQIVCGAKNVDAGQLVPVAVIGAVLPGDFKIKRAKLRGVESQGMICSAKELGLNEKLLPKEQQEGILVLPAETKIGSPIGEVLGIDDQVLELDLTPNRSDCLSMLGVAYEIGALTGREVKLPSPSVHRASVRTDSLVSVEISADEHCSHYSARYIKDVKIGDSPLWLQNRLIAAGVRPINNVVDVTNFVMLEYGQPLHAFDADLVPSGRIEVRLAKAGETLVTLDDQERKLEPHMLVITDGQQPIALAGVMGGASTEVTGATVNILLESAKFDGGTIRKTSRQLGLRSESSVRFEKEVDAGRVIPALDRAAALIADIAHGLVTEGIVQATSAAVKPAQVSVSLDKINGYLGTELSRLEVLTIFGRLHFVYELSEGDVFTVDVPTRRGDITRAVDLIEEVARLHGYDEIPTTLIHGDVVPGSLTKPQSIRRELRRRLSDAGLHEVVSYSFTGPERTKLFPALAEHTNPVRLAMPMSEDRSVLRTTLIAQLLETAGYNRNRKNESAALFEIGSVFHTDEEQLTRLPQEKHRLAALLTGNRSEAQWNAKAAQVDFYDAKGVLETIFAVLGLTASVSYEAAQPEHFHPGRTAAVLLHTPKGNEVIGYVGQLHPALQLEADLADTYVLEIGLDLIYELADSGIEYKVLPRYPAMQRDIAVVVDNEVAAASLTGAAWEIGAELLESVRIFDVYNGEKLGAGKKSVALSLVYRHGERTLTDEEVTELHGKVVLKLEQSFAAELRK
- a CDS encoding family 43 glycosylhydrolase yields the protein MKRIFGVLLAIPLFIGMFSMPMKALAADPAMNGHGLLGEFFKCERNPNDREDISVFTFDDFRGERAVGNLNGDSFSSIFNQFSGTPDFNTARFTGTIVPKYSEEYTFHMEGDDGFRLWINGELIIDFWQQKWEIPQTSIPVSLEAGQHYDIKVEYLQGWGGTWLRMEWESASQSKEVVPESALYLPPDRTISTKKNDLTGEIQKIDYLTENFADKVTESASTNLTAAKITAAELLDTIDDRAISDRDKVELLIEAIEAAAIARSDFMKEMGVTSSSVSDKFNNPLYQGQDPFVTYKDGFYYFVSSSNLDSNNKVYVSKSRTLTDQGEKVMVFDSLGTQTRIFAPEIFFLDGKWYIYYCADLREFDYRHMATVLESVTADPQGEYVNKGALYTGENGTYKQANDFTVFEHNGQLYAVWGTLGSGEPIGPAIAPMDNPYTITADRSFLPGGGGEGPRVLQRDGKIFITMSEGDYASNGYRLSYFTHVDGDVLNPNSWSRTNDVFVATGDVSGPARAGFVKSADGKEDWMIYHSRVYQDTGRNWWRQVNIKKFDWNEDGTPNFGEPVSPYEWLPLPSGDLGQGDMYQAEDAILFGDIAKDNSHAGYQGTGYINLPKKSGAEASFVVNAEEAGDYIVAVRYAYGVQADGESTNNPTTQLPARAKINVYVNGIQVKSIAPDKTAISWDEWFTASERLELKAGKNVISYRIDSDSIGNVNLDYAAMYKADVPNPTAPTETDIIGTLTGLSEIPLGSSLEVSYGLTHVPTDLEDAIYAHDLTFHYDPATLELVSATSLKEGLNVMEYNTDVPGEARILLASLGADHAVTADGELLQITWKTLKAAANTSITLSRAQIAGSTGVETTLAPIKYSVQITATNNLNKEALNTLIAETQAALIAAVEGSLPGQYPVGSKAALLAVITEAKARSESAVNQADIDHAASLLNQAWQAFKSSVNASVPGDNNADGKVTIGDLAIAAVSYGKNSTSPDWNLIRKSDVNHDGIIDIADLALMAKTIVQ
- a CDS encoding phage holin family protein — translated: MTFLGHVVRFVVAALVLMVVGFIVPQFSVGGFWSAFFLALVIAALGWVIEGIFGKRVTPFGRGIVGFIASAVVIWIAQFIVGGVTVTLLGAILAALVIGIIDLFIPVSTPYEAGRRNHD